A region of the Hyperolius riggenbachi isolate aHypRig1 chromosome 9, aHypRig1.pri, whole genome shotgun sequence genome:
ttagttaaCACTCTCAGGACttaaaatgttagtcctctcagtgGGAATTTTGTGAAACGATGGCCATCCAGAAGTACTACAAGGTAAGTAAATCATGCACTGTTCCCGTTCAGTGACAGGCTTTGTTGTGTGGGGCCAACAAATTCATTCTGACCCGCTGCTACTTCTTGTAGTCTTTCATCAGCTTCCACATCAGGATAGTATGGATGGATGGAGGCTGTAACTtgtggcatctctctccactTGTTCCACAAGGTCAATCATGTACCGTTCCTGTTCAGACAGTGACAGGCCTTTGTGGACAGCATCAATTCATTCTGACCCGCCTGGTACTTAGTAGCATTTCAGCTTCCACATCAGGATAatatggatagatggatggaagatgtaccttgtggcatctctctccactagttccagCAGGTCAATCATGTGCTGTTCCCGTTTAGACAGTGACAGGCATTGTGGCCAGCATCAATtcattctgacccgcctgctactTAGTAGCATTTCAGCTTTCACATCAGAAtagtatggatggatggatgcaagctgtaccttgtggcatttctctccactagttccacaaGGTCAATCATTCATGCGCTGCCAGAGGTTGTAGTGTACTGAGATCATGGAGTGTCAGATGGACAGCTCAGCAGTACAGTTCAGAATTATAAGATCCCACAGTTACAGACCTGCTTTGGTACTTTTGAAAATGATTCCCCTCGCATAATTGTCATCGTAGAGCAGAAAAGGATCAGCACTAATCTGTACTGCTCCGCATTTGTCACAGGGCAGAAATGgcattgcattcctaaactggaggcataaagtgctttaaaacatcttgcgtgtgtatacatggatcaggtagtgtaggtagtgtactgcttcacactgacagaccaaactcactgttgatGCACCGCTGCAAAAAGCTGTTTtcttagtgatggccgtgctggtgcgcacattgtcgagagtgcaggcaatggtggttttccagcccatatggtcgggctgaggtagctcaaacaCAAATGGACACCTGGCCGTTGTggccagaggagcaggaactgcttaaGGTGAGAAGTGGAGTggaagagggtggctgtgaaggtgcaagggcagcagaggatacagcggctgaagatgctgcacctagaggaggaagaggaggcggagggtggctttgcgtttgtgtgctgctttttcttatgtgctcatcccattggtgtttgtgcttgTTTATCAAGTGCCTTTGTACGGCTGAtgtccctagttgggtgttgctttttccccaactcaatttttggtggcagatagtacagatggcatagctgtaatCTGAGGCAGATACACAAAAAAATATCCACGCTGGTGAGCTGTGGGATGATGGAACACTGCCACGAGCTATTtccgatgagctccccctgcttcttacagGAACTAGTCTCCGCttcctcctctctgactccccctctgaactgtccccctgttcatcttctctcctaggaacccacgtgacatccatgccatgatcatcatcatcatcatcatccacagcttggcttgtaacagacacctccaaaactgcaccaacaacaggtaattcattatcatcctcacaccttacgtccatagcgatgcctaacttagacatatgaggtggAGTAACATCCTTActgccttcatcttgtaacaataagggTTGTGCATCAGTAAATTCATCACagcaatgtgtgaataactcctctgacatctCAAGTGGAGCGGCTGTGGTGCAAGTAGTAGCGGTGGTGGCTGCCAGCTGAGTGTCAAGTACTTGTGGTgtgcccgaatcagagcaggaggaggaagatatgtcacggttccatgtGGAAACTAAGGAAGATGACGTGTTCTGTGTTTtgaagtcaactatgtcctgacaatcttgggggttgatggtccatgccttctgaacactgtactttggtcgagggccagggccacacgaaatcatgcAAGCACGACTTCAAAAAGACCtgcagggtggcctgcctctccctttgcctgttattttgtccatattgggggtatgcagggtatgcgcagtagtactaacaatattcaatagtggtagacagtgtgtgtaatcacaaagaagcacacaatcagtgtcaaatacacagcagctgtgtgtgtgtgtgtgtgtgtgtgtgtgtgtgtgtatcacagggctgtgtactttaagacacacacacacacacacacacacacacacacacacacacatacacacacacacaccctatatagtactttcaatcacaaatacagtttcaagctaagcactgcttatgatagacagtgttgcggcttgcttgcaatagttagaagagtatagtagaactactagggccagcaactgactgtggcctgtatgcattgTGTCGCACagttatcaataacagatacagttggaagctaagcacagcttatgattacagacagtgtgctggcgtgtaatagatagaagagtatagaagaactgcaaggcccagcaatgactgtggcctgacctgtatgcagtgtctcacacacacacacacacatgcacacaaaatAATTGAATATGAGCCCTCTAAAGGGCTATTGTTTTGGGAtggtttcagcaataaagaacaacctagctaactgtccctgtctctctgtgggctgtatgcagtgtcacccataaAGAGAGCTAAGgtatagtactttcaatcacagatacagcggttaggtatgcactggtataatagagtgtgctgtcacacagatacaatggtaaggtatgcactggtataatagagtgtgctgtcacacagatacaatgGGAAGGTATGCACTCGTATAAtaaagtgtgctgtcacacagatacaatgggaaggtatgcactggtataatagagtgtgctgtcacacagatacaatgGGAAGGTATGCACTCGTATAATAAAGTGTGGTGTCACACAGATACAATGGGAAGGTATGCActcgtataatacagtgtgctgtcacactaatacagtgggaaagtatgcactggtataatacagtgtgctgtcacacagatacaatgggaaggtatgcactggtataatacagtgtgctgccagtgatggaactacaaatcccagctggcctggctgacaactgtctgtgggctgtatctatgcagtgtcacctacAAAGACaagtatgctttagtaagttaaatcacaaatacagtgaaaagatatacaatggtaatacagtgtgctgccagtggtggaactacaaatcccagctggcctggctggcaactgtctgtggtctgtatctatgcagtgtcacccacaaagacagctatggttAGTAAGTTAAATtacaaatacagtgaaaagatatgcaattgtaatacagtgtgctgccagtggtgggactacaaatcccagctggcctggctggcaactgtctgtggtctGTATCTATGCAttatcacccacaaagacagctatggttagtaagttaaatcacaaaccaATGCTTTCCCTAGCTCCAACAAATGtctttcccttcctctcactacagcagcatcagcagactgagaacattgcagatgctgctgtgtttttataggggggggggggggggcgtcggtgagtgcagcctgattggctgccatgtgtctgctgactgtgatatagagtgTCAATGATGAGGTATAGGAGGTGGGTCGAACACGCTATGTATTCGCTTCCTGGCACAGGTAGCTGATATCCGCGTGAACTACCTGCCAGGCAAACTAATTTGGCCATCTCTAACCTTCATAACTTCttcaaaacctaccaatattttgtctcagacactcttgataaatgtctacCCTAGTATTTACTTTAATGCCCCATTCATGTAGTCACTCAGTGCATATTCTCTGGTCAAATGTTGCTCTACTATATACCAATGTATGCATGGATGCTGTATTGTACTCCAGTATGGATATAAGCTATGTATTTGTGTTGTTCTTTGATGCAAATGTTGATATTTTTTCATGATATTGACTGCTCAATAAACtttacttgttaaaaaaaattacacaactaTTCATCCATTACACTGGAATTTGCTATATTACTGGAAATACATGGTTATTAATCATGAATTACATAAATGGAAACAAGGAAAAATGGAGTAAATCTATTTATAACATAATGGACCTGATGCAATTGTCTGACTCGCCAGCGTTACCCACTGGTGAGTCCAATAATCAGGCGATGATAACGTtgcctgatccaattgcatttagccctaggcaggatGTTAAAAAAACTTGCTTGGTCGATATTATCGCCTAGCAAGTTCTTTACACCCTTATTAgactttgcatgcctccgggaagtgTGCTTtaacttagacctgcaaaaagcaggtctaaacatgctaatgCACGTCGTTGCTGCATCTGAGCTCCCCGTCGGGCCGCTGCACATCTCTGCAGCCTCCATGTAGTTCCTTCATTACCCTAGAGCAATTTACCTCCCGCCGCTAATCACCTACTGCCTCTCGCCGCAAGTCAcatcgtgtaattacagtgtatgtgtaAATGTAATTACTCTCTCTCTAGCACAgagccccggcaaagcatcttttaaCCTAGCgacagggctccccattggtccacagaCTGAGCCAATGACAAGGCGGGTGATTAGCGGTGGGAAGTAAATTGCTCTGAGGTGACAGAGGAACTACATGGGGGCTTCAGAGATGTGCAGCGGCCTgacagggagctctgggggtctccttattaaacaagacccccagatgcagcagcgGAAGATGGCGGTGGATGTTCGgcagaaggacagcaccacagggtaaaacctcactccccattgtCCGTAACATTGGAGCATCGCTAAGGCTTCACTTTAAGGAAGAATTGCAAtggcatacagtagaatgcagtaaattattctggATGCTCACTTTTACTTTATATATTTTGGTTACAGCATCAGACACACTTCCTTTTGTTATATATAGCTCTATAGCTCTACTCTCcgactgaggcttagcctaggctgtttattatgtggaattGCACCCCactccccagagcattctgggagaccagcaaTCTTCTCTACTAGCTTTAGAACTGTCATTAAATTAACAtttcacagagatcacctgccagtactaaagatgttgccaccagtgataaatatcaaaaagtaaatcggggagaggaaagattttacaatgagcaaacactgactactataaatgattattgtaaaaaaaataagcaaattttattcatgatgttcttTTTAGCCTCTTTAAATAAAATGTCCTACGGGACTTGTTAATTGTCAGCTGAGTTACTTAAGGCCTCCTGGGGAATAATACATAACAAATATAGTACGTCTAAGGGCATTATTCCCTTCAGAATATGTCTTTATTTATATTAACCAGCTTCCTGGATGTGTATAAATACTGAATTGTTCTGTCCCTAACCAGAGCAACAAAGAATTCACTTCCTACTTGGGATTCAGTGAGTAACTCATGGAGAGGACTTTAGCATGTTCCTAAGTGCAGGTAAACCGGGAACTACATCTGCCACTGACACAAATCTGTGAGATCCAAATGCCCAAATGTATGAATTCAAATTATTTAGCATTTTGTTTTTacacataataaataaataagatctGCAGTGATAGGAATGAATCGATACATGAATAGGAACAGGAATGATAGGGAAAGTAATATCAATATTCAGGGAATGACAAGACTTTGCCTCTTATGTGTTCACCCTGCTTTTAACAGAGCTGTGTCATActttagagttagaaaaagcaAGCATAGGTTTTCAAGAAGTAAACTTGTACCCACTCGTGTCTGAGAAGGGGGCCACGGCAGAGAGTTAATTTACCAAGATGTCCATCTCTTGCCGCAGTGCTACATGCAGCAATTCATCCTTCTGACACTTCCTGTTTCACAGCAGAAGTTCTGGCTGTGAAATAGAAAGTGTCAAGAAGATGGAGCGCAGAATGTAGTGCTGCGTCAAAAGGCAGACATCTAGGTAAATGAATCCTTTCTGCCACTGCCCCTTTCTCAGACACAAGTAGTTATAGTTGTGCTTTTTGCAAAACTGTGCTTGCTAATCCTTGTTTCAGACATTAGGAAGCGATATTAAGAGGAAGACTAACACGCTGGTAAAGGAACTGGAAAGTAAGGTTGTTGCCAGATGAGCTGACATGAGCAGATCACATGCTAAAAAACATATTCTCTAATACCCATTGTATTGTAGCCCTCAGTCTTTGTTAAATCTTTACTCTTAGGTAATGCTTTGAGGTATTAACCTTAAAGAGTTATACCACTATAGAAAGAAAATAGCATACCATTTCTACACAAGCCATTTTGTACTGGTTACTGTTTAAGTGGCTGCATTTGTGCATAGTAAACTTTGTTATGTATTGTTACTGTGtatattattttccttgttaatattaattagctagagggctacaagaaaatgaaaaaagcACAGTCTTTGTTTATTAACTTCCACAGACCAATATTGTCCAGAAAAAGCAGGTATGGACTCCAGCACTCAGCATTTCActtcttttttatttaaaaaaaatgatgcattgctgatatataataataataataataataataataataataataaaaaagtcacCTTCCTTTATCTAGGGAGTTTTCTCTGTGCTTCTATAGTTGAATAACAAATGTCACTGTTGACTATTTTAGTTATGACAGTGTTTACTAATGCAATTTTGAAGCAACGTTTGTTATTTCTGATCTTCTTAGAACTTCACATTATGAGCAATGGAACTAGCAAACAAAACAACGGTGAAAGAATTTATTTTGCTGTCATTTTACAGTTTCAAGCAGCTACAAGTCCTAATCTTTGTTCTAGTATTACCAATGTATTTGATAACCATCATGGGTAACGTTGCTGTAATCATCCTTGTTAAAAAAGGGCCTTCACTCCACTCTCCAATGTATTTTTTCATTAGTGTATTCGCAGCGTTGGAAATCTCTTTTGTATCTGCCACAATTCCAAAACTCCTTGCCAGTTTGATTGCGGACGACAGAAGGATCTCCTTTATGAACTGTTTTGTGCAGTTATATGTCTTTGGCGCACTTGGAATAACAGAATGTTATATGCTTGCAGTCATGGCCTTTGACAGAGATTTAGCAATTAATCATCCCTTAAGGTATGCTACAATCATGAATAATGTAATTTGTATTGCTTTAGCGAGTTTGCCTTTTATGATTGGTTTTGTCATTACTTTGATTCCCACAGTCTTGACAGCTCAACAGAACTTTTGTGGACCCAATGAAATCAACCATTATTTCTGTGACTTATTTCCTTTACAGAGCTTGGCGTGTTCTAGTCCTTTAGTCAATAACTTAGTCGTGAACATAACTGTTGCTGTTTTTTCAAGCTTGACTTCTTTTATACTTATCATCGGGCTCTACACTCACATAATCATTACCATTATCAGGATCAAAAGTGTGGAACATAAACACAAAGCATTCTCCACTTGTTCTTCTCATCTCACTGTTGCCTGCCTCTTATATTGCTCAGCAATCATAATTTATCTGAAGCCAACAAACAGCCATAATGACAAGTTTTTTGCCCTTATATATAATATTGTCACTCCAATGTTAAATCCTTTTATTTATACCTTAAGAAATAAGGATGTGAAAGAAGCCATTCATAAAGGCAACCCGTTCAAGCTAAAATGTTGCAAAAGTGAATATACATAGAAAGGCTGTGACCAAACTCCTTGAATTGTGGTACAGAATAAAATACAAATACtgtatttgttttttgtattttcatttaatttagcgcttttactgtttttgtcaataCTTTACTGTTTTTCCATTTTTAATATAAATTTTTAAGTCAGCCAAGGATCTTGCAGTAAGTTTTCGTGAGCACTTTTTTTTCAGAAATTCATATCTCAGTTTTAGAATATGACACAATGAGGATTAACATCTAGACACATTTATATTTTGTCCAGTGACAATGCCACTTAGTTTATTCCTAGGTGAATCAGAGGTGATATTAAGTACTGCCAGGATGAATGGGAAAAGCTGTCTTTCCTGTCTTATGTGTTTTAGTGTTGTCTCTGGTTTCCGGCTTCTTATCATGCTGCCAGACCAAtaattaccgtatattccagAGTATAAGactactgggtgtataagacgacctctcagcttttccagttaaaatatagagttcgggatatactcgccgtataagactacctctcttccagtgcacaccaaataaaaattaaaaaaacatcatatactggtgctatgtatgaacagatactagtgctgtactgtatgtggtacccagtaaaaAATTGTATATAGGCgaatgactggttggattggtcaactcttcctctccctaagtggattggtcagctctccttgtctccctgtgtATCAGAGCGGTATagaagaatagattgcactgtgcccataaaacacacctctttcacccttctggcccacccttgcatcctatttacctccttctctgctgctcacatgtgcgcctgcgccgcttcactacagtcctcagcagcgagatctgagaggcagtaacaggataggtcatatcacccggcatcaatgacaccctgcGTATAGGACGACCcctaacttttcagaagattttcaagggttacaaAGTAGTCTTACATGCcagaatgtactacaagggaaggacactgaagggaaatggcaagcttttaaacttattctcaatcaatattgtagtatgtatatccaatatggaaacaaaatatctaggaataaaaaaaaggcctctatggatgaataggaaggttagagataaaatgaagaggaaaataatgcctataaggtcctaaaacaggaggggtctgAGGCATTAGGAAGTGGAAGAATACACAAGTCTTTGATGAACAATGCTCTTCCTCACCCGTCTCTGGAAGAGACCTGAAGTTGTCAGTTTCTGAAAGAtactttttttaaaaggaaactggCTATCTCCAGCCCAGTATCTGTGCTGACTTTGGGCAAATGACTATTGGGGTGAATGGCGATTATTCGTCACAGGTGGTGAAAACATAACATGCTTGCTAACTTATGCAAGAAGcttgaaaataaaatgtatggaCAGATTAGATAGAAAGGGAGACAGAGCTGTGTGTTTGGGGTTATGTTATAAGCTTCCACACATAAATAACACATAAGAAGTACAATTACTACAGTAGACTAAAAAGCTGCATGCAAGAATGTGGTCATAGTTAGTGGTAATTTCTATTAGCCAGACATTTTTGAGGATTTTGAAGCTACTACGTGTAGCAAAATTTCCATGTTGCcatgctcttcactggctgcaaattaaccagagaaAACATTTCTAACTTTTtactctaacctacaaagctcaccACAATATTTTTCTCCTATACATGCCCACTCTAGTCTACAAATGCATCCTCTGCTTGACACATGACCTTATCCTCCCATAGAATTACCTCCTCCCACTCATGTTTACAGGTCTTCTCATGAGCCTCTGCCCACCTCTAAAATTCACTTCCAAAGCACATCTGTCTCTTTCCAAACCTTTCAAACTTCAAGCGCACcctaaaaacatatttttttcagacTAGCATACAATctaatttaaaggaatactgtaggggggtcgggggaaaatgagttgaacttacccggggcttctaatgttcccccgcagacatcctgtgcccgcgcagccactcaccgatgctccggcccccgcctccggttcacttctggaatttcagacttttaagtctgaaaaccactgtgcctgcattgccgtgtcctcgctcccgctgatgtcaccaggagcgtactgcgcaggcccagtatggtctgtgcctgcgcagtacgctccggtgacatcagcgggagagaggacatggtaacgcaggcacagtggttttcagactttaaggcctctttcacagtgggacgttaaagtcgcacgttataaaaatttataacgcagactaacgcacagcaatacaaagtctgtgcgacatttacagtgcacacgttgcgttgtgtgtaatgtgtagcaatatttagagagtgcagcatgctgtgcgtttagcaagaaATTTGCTGCGCTATGTGTGTTGCAcacgctcagtaatgtttttttttttatacatgtaacacatgcgccgttttcgttccattagtatgcgacgaaaacggtgcaccaagagacacataacgcagtgcaaaataacgtccaatttcataacctacatgcgctgcgggcACATTGTGTGACTTTAACGCCACATGAAACGCAACGTCCCGCTGTGAAGGAGgcctaaagtctgaaattccagaagtgaaccggaggggggtcggagcattggtgagtggatgcgcaggcacaggatgtctgcgagggaccattagaagtcccgggtaagttcaactcattttcccccgacccccctacagtattcctttaagacatCCCATCTTcagccttctgtgcccctttctgAATATGACTCACTGGCATAACACTAAATATAAACCTCATGGATTTtccccaggcgcggagctagggggggtcggggtaggtcaactgcccccgggcgccgggtccctaagggcgcccagctgagctgctttgttgttgttttttgcccttggaagagggagagctatgtggacggtggagaaggaggccatctccccccttctctcaccttagggtgctctccctccctcgctctcccctccattaacgTCCGGGTGTCTCTGGCGCAGCGgacgggacttacctccgtctcgctccagcgccggaagttcaggtgccgcagccgctgctctggtctggaccagaccagagaagcggctaatccatccggcgctgcgacgagacggaggtaagttccgcccgccgctgccagccacccggacattaatggaggggagagcgagcgagggagagcggctctccctcttctctgcgctgctcccctcctgctggggagccagggagggggacacccgtcacccggctacctactctgcgcacatatacccttggctacatatactgggcatatatacccctggctacatatactgggcatatatacccctgcctacatatactgggcatatatacccctggctacatatactgggcatatatacccctggctacatatactgggtatatatacccctggctacatatactgggcatatatacccctggctacatatactgggcatatatacccctggctacatatactgggcatatatacccctggctacatatactgggcatatatacccctgcctacatatattgggcatatatacccctgcctacatatactgggcatatatacccctggctacatatactgggcatatatacccctgcctacatatactgggcatatatacccctgcctacatatactgggcacatatacccctggctacatatactgggcacatatacctctggctacatatactgggcacacatacccctgcttacatatactgggcacatatacccctggctacctgttctgtggacatctctctacccctggctacctgttctggggacatctataccactgggcacctattctggggacatctatactgctggccacccattctggggacacctatagacctggggctacctatttttggggagcctcatgatttgttgggggcctcaagatcgcttaatttgtcttgttgggggcctcatgattgctgaatttgtcttgttgggggcctcatgattgctgaatttgtcttgttgggggcctcatgattgctgaatttgtcttgttgggggcctcaagatcgctaaatttgtcttgttggaggcctcctgattgctgagttggtcatgttggggcctcatgtttgctcatgattgctgaatttgtcttgatggggggggggggggggctcaagattgctgaatatgttttggaacatgctggaaggtacatactgagggagggtgggtgagcgt
Encoded here:
- the LOC137533505 gene encoding olfactory receptor 5V1-like, translated to MELANKTTVKEFILLSFYSFKQLQVLIFVLVLPMYLITIMGNVAVIILVKKGPSLHSPMYFFISVFAALEISFVSATIPKLLASLIADDRRISFMNCFVQLYVFGALGITECYMLAVMAFDRDLAINHPLRYATIMNNVICIALASLPFMIGFVITLIPTVLTAQQNFCGPNEINHYFCDLFPLQSLACSSPLVNNLVVNITVAVFSSLTSFILIIGLYTHIIITIIRIKSVEHKHKAFSTCSSHLTVACLLYCSAIIIYLKPTNSHNDKFFALIYNIVTPMLNPFIYTLRNKDVKEAIHKGNPFKLKCCKSEYT